The following is a genomic window from Candidatus Dormiibacterota bacterium.
ATGGTGACCGCGATCGCCGCGCCGATGGCCGCGATCCGGGCCCCATCGCGGAGCGCGGCGTCGAGGGTGCGCTTGCGCTCCACCCACTCGGCGGTGCGGTCGAGGAGGTGGGGGTGCTCGGGGATGAAGTGGGTGGAGAGCCTGCCGGCGACGAAGTCGGGCTCGTCGAGGAGGGCGAGGTGGAAGGGGATGTTGGTGGTGATGCCCCCGATCACGTACTCGCGCAGCGCCCGGCGCATCCGGGCGACCGCCGCGCCGCGGGTCGGCCCCCAGACGATCAGCTTGGCGATCATCGGGTCGTAGTGGGGGGAGACGGTGGAGGCGACCACCAGGGAGCTGTCCACCCGCACCCCGGGGCCGCTGGGTTCGCGGTAGACGGTGACCCGGCCGGGGGTGGGCATGAAGTCCCGGAGCGGATCCTCCGCGTTCACCCGGCACTCGATCGACCAGCCCCGGGGCGCCACGTCCTCCTGGCGGAGCTCCAGCCGCTCGCCGGCGGCGATGCGCAGCTGCTCGACCACCAGGTCGACACCCTGGACCTCCTCGGTCACCGGGTGCTCGACCTGCAGGCGGGTGTTCATCTCGAGGAAGAAGAACTCGCCCCGGCTGTAGATGAACTCCACGGTGCCGGCGTTCACGTAGCCGACGGCGCGGGCGGCGGTGACCGCGGCCTCGCCCATCCGGGCGCGCTGCTCGGGGTCGATGACCGGCGAGGGCGACTCCTCGAGCACCTTCTGGTGGCGGCGCTGGATGCTGCACTCCCGCTCGCCGAGGTGGACGGTGTTCCCGTGGGCGTCGGCGAGGACCTGGATCTCGATGTGACGCGGCTCCTCGACGTAGCGCTCGAGGAAGACGGTGGCGTCGCCGAAGGCGCGCTCGGCGGTGCTCCTCGCCGCCTCCAGCCCGGCGCGCAGCTCGGGCTCGTCACGGGCCACGCGCATGCCGATGCCACCGCCGCCGGCGCTCGCCTTGATCAGCACCGGGTAGCCGACCCGGCCGGCCGCCGCGAGCGCCTCCTCGACGTCCCCCAGCGCCCCCGAGCCGGGCACCACCGGCACCCCGGCGGCCTCCATGCGCTCGCGGGCGGGCACCTTCTCGCCCATCGCCGCCATCGCCTCGGGCGGCGGCCCCACGAAGGCGATGCCGGCCGCGGCGCAGGCCCGCGCGAAGGCCTGGTTCTCGCTGAGGAAGCCGTAGCCGGGGTGGATCGCCTGGGCGCCGGTGCGCTGCGCCGCCTCGATGATCCGGTCGATGCGCAGGTACGACTGCGACGGCGCGGCCGGGCCGATCTCGACCGCCTCGTCGGCGAGCCGCGCGAACGCGGCGCCGGCGTCGGCCTCGCTGTGCACCGCGACGCTGCGCACCCCGAGGTCGCGGCAGGCGCGGATCACCCGCAGCGCGATCTCGCCGCGGTTGGCGACGAGGACGGTGTCGAACATCACTCGACGTGGACGATGGGATCCTGGGGCGAGACCACCGTGCCCTCGGTGACGTAGACCTCGCGGACCACGCCGGCACGGGTGGCGGTGACGTCGTTCTGCATCTTCATCGCCTCGAGCACGGCGACCACGTCACCGAGGGCCACGGTGTCGCCGACGGCGACGGGGACGCGCAGGATCAGGCCCTGCATCGGCGCCAGCACCGTCCCCTCACGGATCACGGGGCGGCCGGCGCCCGCGGCGACGCCGTCGACGGCCGCGCCCCCGCCGCCGCCGCCGAAGGTGCCCGCCGGGGCGGTGACCCTCACCGTGTACTGCTCGCCGTCGACCTCGACGGTGAGCTGCCGGACCTCGTCGGGCGGCGCCGGCGGGGGCGCGGGCGCGGCCACCGACGAGGCCTCCTCGGCGGGGTTCGCCGCGCCCGGACCGGCGTTCTCGGGCTCGGGCTCGGGCTCGTCGCCGAGCAGCTCGGCCACCGCCTCGCCGCGGAGCAGCGCCGCGGTCTCCGCGGGGAAGAGGGCGTAGGCGACCAGGTCGCCGTCGTCGCGGATGGGGATCCCGTCGCGCTCGGTCTCGTGGCGCAGCAGCGGCAGCTGGGGCTCGAGCAGGTCGGCCGGCCGGCAGGTGATCGGCTCCTCGCGGCCGTTCACCACCCGCCGCACCCCGGGATCGACCGGGCCCGGAGGCTCGCCGTAGAGGCCGAGGCAGTAGTCCTTGACCTCCTGGCTGATGGTGGCGTAGCGCTCGCCGTCGCAGACGTTGTAGACCGCCTGGGTGGCGACGATCTGGGCGATCGGGGTGATCAGCGGTGGGTGACCGAGCTCGGCGCGCACCCGGGGGATCTCCAGCTGCACCTCGGCGAGCCGCCCCATCGCGTCGCGGTCGCGCAGCTCGGCATGGAGGTGGTCGACCGCCGCCGGGGGCAGCTGGGTGCGCAGCACCGAGGTGTCCAGCCGCCACGCGGCGGGGTCGGCGAGGGCCCGGTAGAGGCCCATCGACTCCTCGAGCATCCCGGTGGCGGCGGCGACGGTGTCGAGGTCGCAGGCGGTCTCCTGGGCGGTGCCGACGAGCGCGTGGATCACTCCCTCGGTGGCCGGCAGCGAGGAACCGTCGGCGAGCGGCGAGAGGGCGACATCGAGCGAGGAGGCCCCCGCCTCGGCGGCGGCGAGGTAGGTGAGCCCCGCCTGGCCGGTGAGCGCCGCGGAGTGCACGTTGACGGGGAGGCCGGTCTCCGCGATCAGCCCCCGCACCAATGCGGTCGCGGTGCCCGCGCCGAGCAGGCCGGCGGGATCGTAGATGCAGAGGGCGTCGTAGCCGAGGTCGCGGAGCCGCGCCCCCAGGGCGATGAAGCGGTCGACGTCGTGGACCGGCGACTCGGTGTACACGAGCGCCCCCTCGGCATGCCTGCGGGCGGCGTGCACCGCGGTGACGATGCGCTCGAGGTTGCGGACGTCGTTGAGCGAGTCGTAGCAGCGGAAGATGTCGATGCCGGCCTCGGCGCTCACCCGGACGAAGGCGTCGACGACGTCGTCGGCCATCTGGCGATGGCCCACCAGCGCCTGGCCGCGCACCAGCGCGAGCAGCGGCGTCGACGGGGCGGCCTCCTTCAGGGCGCGCAGACGCTCGAACGGGTCCTCGCCCAGGAAGCGGATGCAGGCCTCGAACGTGGCGCCGCCGAAGACGTCCAGGCTGGCGAAGCCGCACCGATCGAGGAGCGCGGCAACAGGGATGATGTGACGCAGGCGAAGACGGCTGAGCAGAAGGCTCTGCTGACCATGACGGAGCGCCGTCTCCACCAGTTCGAGACTGGCCATGAGCGGCGTCATTGTAGAGAGGCGGCCGGTGCAGACGCCCTGAGCCGCCTCCCCCGAATCGTCAGCCTCCTGAAAGGTTCGAGCGATACGGTGCGAAGCGGCGGATCACCCCAGGAGACCCCCCTCTGAGCACTCTCGACCTCCCCACCACGCCCCCGGGCTCGCGGCTGCGCCCAGCGCGCGAGTGGCGCACCCACCGGCGCGAGGTGCTCGCGCTGCTCGGCGTCAACGCGGTGCTGATCGTGGGCATGTGGATCCGGCACGGCGGCCTGAGCACGCTGACCAGCGCCTCGGCGGATCTCACCGCGGCGGGGGAGCTCACCGCGCTGCTGGGCACCTACGCCGCGCTCGTCCAGCTCCTGCTGATGTCGCGCAGCCCGGTGGTCGAGCAGCTGGCGGGCCCTGACCGGGTCGCCCACTGGCACCGGTGGCTGGGCTTCTCCTGCACCCTGCTGATCTGCGGCCACGTGGTGCTGACCACGGTCGGCTACGCCCTCGGCGACGGCAGCAGCGTCGCCGCCGAGGCCTGGACCCTGCTCACCACCTACCCCTGGATGCTGATGGCGGCGGCCGGGACCGTCTGCCTGCTCATGGTCGCGGTCACCTCGGTCCGGATCGCCCGCCGGCGGCTGCGCTACGAGACCTGGCACTTCGTCCATCTCTACGCCTACCTCGCCATCGCCCTCAGCCTCGGCCACGAGCTGGCGGTGGGAAACGACCTCTCCACCGACCCGGTGGCCCGCGTCTACTGGATCGGGCTGTACCTCGTGGTGGCCGGCTGCGTGCTCGCCTTCCGGGTCGGCCGCCCGCTCCGCCACGCCCTGCGCCACCGGCTGCGGATCGCCCGGGTGGTGCCGGAGGCCAGCGGCGTGGTGTCGATCTACGTCACCGGGCGCGACCTCGACCAGCTGCGGGCCCGCGCCGGCCAGTTCTTCCGCTGGCGCTTCCTCGCCGGGGACGGCTGGTGGAAGGCGCACCCCTTCTCGCTCTCGGCGGCGCCGAACGCACGCTTCCTGCGGCTCACCGTCAAGGCGGTGGGCGACGGAAGCGCCGAGGTCCAGCGCCTGGCGCCGGGCACGCGGGTGATGGCCGAGGGACCCTACGGCATCCTCACGGCGCACCGGCGGCGGCGCCCGGGGGTGCTGCTGATCGCCGGCGGCGTCGGCATCACCCCGCTGCGCGCCCTCCTCGAGGAGCTCGGCGGCCGGGGCGCGGTCACCCTGCTCTATCGCGCCAGCAGCTGGGAGGACGTCCTCTTCCGCGCCGAGATCGACGACCTGATGCGGGCCCGCCGCGGCACCGTCCACTACCTCGTGGGCCGCCGGGGCACCCCCGAGCTCGGCGACGACCCGCTCGGCGTCGGCGCGCTGCGCCGGCTGGTCCCCGACCTGCGCGAGCGCGACGTCTTCCTCTGCGGGCCCGCCGGGATGATCCGCGGGGTCCGCGAGGCCCTGGGCCAGCTCGGCGTCTCCGACGAGCAGATCCACGACGAGCGCTTCGCGCTGCTCTGAGCGAGCTGTCGATGATCATCCCCAGGCGCGCCCTCTCCGCCCTCGTGGCCACCGCCGCCGCGGTGGCGCTGCTGGCGAGCTTCCGGACGCCCGACCAGGCCACGCCGCGGACGGCGGGTGTGGCCCGGAGCACGCTGAGCGCGCCGGCCTCCACCGCCCCGCCGGCGGCGCAGGGGAGCACGCCGCCGCCGCCACCGCCGTCGGTCGCGGTCCCCACCGCGACCGCAACCCCCACCGTCGCGCCCCCGGCGAGCGCGCCGCCTCCCACCGCCTCCGCGCCCGCCGCCGCGGCCACTCCGCGCATCCCCACCCCGGCTCCGCCCCCGACCCCCCGGCCAGCGCCGCCGCCGACGCCGCGACCGCAGCCCACCGCGACCCCGGTCGCCGCCTCCGGGTTGCACGACGGCACCTGGACGGGCAGCGACGTGGTCGCCGGCGACGCCTTCCGCAGCTTCGGCGACGTCCAGGTGCAGCTGGTGATCAGCGGCGGCCGGATCACCGACGTGCGGGCGGTGCAGATGCCCACCCACGCCCGATCCGGGCAGATCAGCAGCTCTGCCGGGCCCCAGCTGCGCAGCGAGGTGCTCCAGGCGCAGAGCGCGCGGATCGACACGGTCTCGGGCGCGACCTACACCAGCCAGGCCTACGCGCAGTCGGCGCAGGCCGCACTCGACCAGGCCCGGGCCTGAACCGGAGCTCGTCATGATCGTCCCCGCACGCGCCGCCACCGCCGTCCTCGGCACCATCGCCGCGGTCGCTCTTCTCGCCAGCTTCCGGACGCCGGACACGACCGCGACCCGCGTCGCCGGCCTCCCCGCCGCACCCTCCGGTGACCCGACCCCGGCGGCGCAGCCGGCCGCCGCCGGAGCGGGCACCGCCACCGACCAGGCCGGGCCGGCGGCCTCCACCGCCACGCCGGCGCCGTCGCCCGCCGGCGGCAGCCACCTCAGGGACGGGCGCTACTCCGGCGAGGACGTGAGCATGCGATACGGCGACGTCCAGGTGCGGGTGGTCGTCTCCGGGGGCCGCATCACCGACGTCCAGGCGGTGCAGCTGCCCAGTGATCGCTCCCGCTCCGCGTACATCAGCCAGGTCGCCGGGCCGATGCTCCACGACGAGGTGCTGACGGCGCAGAGCGCCCAGATCGACACCATCTCCGGGGCGACCTACACCAGCGACGCCTACGCCCAGTCGGTCCAGG
Proteins encoded in this region:
- the accC gene encoding acetyl-CoA carboxylase biotin carboxylase subunit, with the translated sequence MFDTVLVANRGEIALRVIRACRDLGVRSVAVHSEADAGAAFARLADEAVEIGPAAPSQSYLRIDRIIEAAQRTGAQAIHPGYGFLSENQAFARACAAAGIAFVGPPPEAMAAMGEKVPARERMEAAGVPVVPGSGALGDVEEALAAAGRVGYPVLIKASAGGGGIGMRVARDEPELRAGLEAARSTAERAFGDATVFLERYVEEPRHIEIQVLADAHGNTVHLGERECSIQRRHQKVLEESPSPVIDPEQRARMGEAAVTAARAVGYVNAGTVEFIYSRGEFFFLEMNTRLQVEHPVTEEVQGVDLVVEQLRIAAGERLELRQEDVAPRGWSIECRVNAEDPLRDFMPTPGRVTVYREPSGPGVRVDSSLVVASTVSPHYDPMIAKLIVWGPTRGAAVARMRRALREYVIGGITTNIPFHLALLDEPDFVAGRLSTHFIPEHPHLLDRTAEWVERKRTLDAALRDGARIAAIGAAIAVTM
- a CDS encoding pyruvate carboxylase subunit B, giving the protein MASLELVETALRHGQQSLLLSRLRLRHIIPVAALLDRCGFASLDVFGGATFEACIRFLGEDPFERLRALKEAAPSTPLLALVRGQALVGHRQMADDVVDAFVRVSAEAGIDIFRCYDSLNDVRNLERIVTAVHAARRHAEGALVYTESPVHDVDRFIALGARLRDLGYDALCIYDPAGLLGAGTATALVRGLIAETGLPVNVHSAALTGQAGLTYLAAAEAGASSLDVALSPLADGSSLPATEGVIHALVGTAQETACDLDTVAAATGMLEESMGLYRALADPAAWRLDTSVLRTQLPPAAVDHLHAELRDRDAMGRLAEVQLEIPRVRAELGHPPLITPIAQIVATQAVYNVCDGERYATISQEVKDYCLGLYGEPPGPVDPGVRRVVNGREEPITCRPADLLEPQLPLLRHETERDGIPIRDDGDLVAYALFPAETAALLRGEAVAELLGDEPEPEPENAGPGAANPAEEASSVAAPAPPPAPPDEVRQLTVEVDGEQYTVRVTAPAGTFGGGGGGAAVDGVAAGAGRPVIREGTVLAPMQGLILRVPVAVGDTVALGDVVAVLEAMKMQNDVTATRAGVVREVYVTEGTVVSPQDPIVHVE
- a CDS encoding ferric reductase-like transmembrane domain-containing protein → MLALLGVNAVLIVGMWIRHGGLSTLTSASADLTAAGELTALLGTYAALVQLLLMSRSPVVEQLAGPDRVAHWHRWLGFSCTLLICGHVVLTTVGYALGDGSSVAAEAWTLLTTYPWMLMAAAGTVCLLMVAVTSVRIARRRLRYETWHFVHLYAYLAIALSLGHELAVGNDLSTDPVARVYWIGLYLVVAGCVLAFRVGRPLRHALRHRLRIARVVPEASGVVSIYVTGRDLDQLRARAGQFFRWRFLAGDGWWKAHPFSLSAAPNARFLRLTVKAVGDGSAEVQRLAPGTRVMAEGPYGILTAHRRRRPGVLLIAGGVGITPLRALLEELGGRGAVTLLYRASSWEDVLFRAEIDDLMRARRGTVHYLVGRRGTPELGDDPLGVGALRRLVPDLRERDVFLCGPAGMIRGVREALGQLGVSDEQIHDERFALL
- a CDS encoding FMN-binding protein; translated protein: MIIPRRALSALVATAAAVALLASFRTPDQATPRTAGVARSTLSAPASTAPPAAQGSTPPPPPPSVAVPTATATPTVAPPASAPPPTASAPAAAATPRIPTPAPPPTPRPAPPPTPRPQPTATPVAASGLHDGTWTGSDVVAGDAFRSFGDVQVQLVISGGRITDVRAVQMPTHARSGQISSSAGPQLRSEVLQAQSARIDTVSGATYTSQAYAQSAQAALDQARA
- a CDS encoding FMN-binding protein, with product MIVPARAATAVLGTIAAVALLASFRTPDTTATRVAGLPAAPSGDPTPAAQPAAAGAGTATDQAGPAASTATPAPSPAGGSHLRDGRYSGEDVSMRYGDVQVRVVVSGGRITDVQAVQLPSDRSRSAYISQVAGPMLHDEVLTAQSAQIDTISGATYTSDAYAQSVQAALDQAHA